A genomic region of Phalacrocorax carbo unplaced genomic scaffold, bPhaCar2.1 SCAFFOLD_223, whole genome shotgun sequence contains the following coding sequences:
- the ASPDH gene encoding aspartate dehydrogenase domain-containing protein: protein MAQAEAPRCRRVGILGYGQLGQYLAGQLLARGPPMGLALAFVWARDGGRLEGLPPTLRLPDLRLLPQREVDLVVEVAHPCVAREHGEAILAQADFMLGSPTALADPETERRLRGAAARGGHTLYVPRGALWGCEDIQRMDQAGTLAALKVTMTKAPQSFRLEGRLRERLAAAGGGRAVLYEGPLRPLCPLAPNNVNTMAAAAVAAPRLGFDGVRACLVADPSVPDWHVVEVEVTSVGDEGRALRVTSTRRNPAGPGAVTGAATRDAFWSSLLACHGHGGCVQLC from the exons ATGGCGCAGGCGGAGGCCCCGCGGTGTCGCCGCGTGGGGATCCTGGGCTACGGCCAGTTAG gacagTACCTGGCGGGGCAGCTGCTGGCGCGGGGCCCCCCCATGGGGCTGGCGCTGGCCTTCGTGTGGGCGCGGGATGGGGGGCGGCTGGaggggctgccccccaccctgcgCCTGCCGGACCTGCGCCTGCTGCCCCAGAG ggaggtggaCCTGGTGGTGGAGGTGGCGCACCCCTGCGTGGCGCGGGAGCACGGCGAGGCCATCCTGGCCCAGGCCGACTTCAtg ctggGGTCCCCGACGGCGCTGGCCGACCCCGAGACGGAgcggcggctgcggggggcggcggcgcgggggggacACACGCTCTACGTCCCCCGCGGCGCCCTGTGGGGCTGCGAGGACATCCAGCGCATGGACCAGGCCGGCACGCTGGCC gcGCTGAAGGTGACGATGACGAAGGCCCCGCAGAGCTTCCGCCTGGAGGGGCGGCTGCGGGAgcggctggcggcggcgggtggGGGGCGCGCGGTGCTCTACGAGGGTCCCCTGCGTCCCCTCTGCCCCCTCGCCCCCAACAACGTCAACACCATGGCGGCCGCCGCCGTGGCCGCCCCCCGCCTCGGCTTCGACGGCGTCCGCGCCTGCCTGGTGGCCGACCCCAG TGTCCCCGACTGGCACGTCGTGGAGGTGGAGGTGACGAGCGTGGGGGACGAGGGACGGGCGCTGCGTGTCACCAGCACCCGCCGCAacccggcggggccgggggccgtCACCGGCGCCGCCACCCGCGACGCCTTCTGGAGCAGCCTCTTGG